Proteins from one Zavarzinia compransoris genomic window:
- the argS gene encoding arginine--tRNA ligase, whose protein sequence is MTNYFDSLAQDLKTRLAGLAAAGTIPALPDNLGAVVLEPTRDAAHGDVATNAALVLSKPLGLKPQVLGQHIAEAMRAHPAVTEAAVAGPGFVNLRLSDAFWHERLGEVLAAGADYGTSARGAGVAVNVEYVSANPTGPLHVGHCRGAVFGDALAALLEKVGYGVAREYYINDAGGQVDTLARSAYLRYREALGDDIGEIPEGLYPGDYLVPVGAGLKEKYGSRFHHQPEDAWLMPVREFAIAAMMAMIREDLAALNIRQDVFFSEYSLHATGRIDQALEALTGKGLIYEGVLEAPKGKQPDDWEPRPQTLFKASEFGDDTDRPLKKSNGAWTYFAADIAYHFDKFNRGFNRQIDVWGADHGGYIKRMRAAVTAISGGKADLDVKICQLVKLTRGGEPVKMSKRSGSFVTLRDVVDEVGKDVVRFMMLTRKNDAPIDFDFEKVTEQSKDNPVFYVQYAHARARSVLRKAEEEVAGLDLSRGGLRKAAFGRLSSADELALVRLMAAFPRLLEQAAEASEPHRVAFALYDLAAAFHGLWNKGKEDPSLRFIHADDPELTLARLSLLQAVCDVIASGLGILGVTPVEEMR, encoded by the coding sequence ATGACCAATTATTTCGATTCCCTGGCCCAAGACCTGAAGACCCGCCTTGCCGGCCTGGCCGCCGCCGGCACGATCCCGGCCCTGCCGGACAATCTGGGCGCGGTGGTGCTGGAGCCGACCCGCGACGCCGCCCACGGCGACGTCGCGACCAATGCCGCCCTCGTGCTGTCGAAGCCTTTGGGGCTCAAGCCCCAGGTGCTCGGCCAGCATATCGCCGAGGCGATGCGCGCCCATCCGGCGGTGACCGAGGCCGCGGTGGCGGGCCCCGGCTTCGTCAACCTGCGCCTGTCGGATGCCTTCTGGCACGAGCGGCTGGGCGAGGTGCTGGCGGCCGGCGCCGATTACGGCACCTCGGCCCGGGGCGCCGGCGTCGCCGTCAATGTCGAATATGTCTCGGCCAATCCGACCGGGCCGCTTCACGTCGGCCATTGCCGGGGGGCGGTCTTCGGCGATGCCCTGGCGGCCCTGCTCGAGAAGGTCGGCTATGGCGTCGCCCGGGAATATTACATCAACGATGCCGGCGGGCAGGTCGATACGCTGGCGCGTTCCGCCTATCTGCGCTACCGCGAGGCGCTGGGCGACGATATCGGCGAGATTCCGGAAGGTCTCTACCCCGGCGATTATCTGGTCCCGGTGGGCGCGGGGCTGAAGGAAAAATACGGCAGCCGCTTCCACCATCAGCCCGAAGACGCCTGGCTGATGCCGGTGCGCGAATTCGCCATCGCCGCCATGATGGCGATGATCCGCGAGGATCTGGCCGCCCTGAACATCCGCCAGGATGTCTTCTTCTCGGAATATTCGCTGCACGCCACGGGCCGGATCGATCAGGCGCTCGAGGCCCTGACCGGCAAGGGCCTGATCTACGAAGGCGTGCTCGAAGCCCCGAAGGGCAAGCAGCCCGACGATTGGGAGCCGCGGCCGCAGACCCTGTTCAAGGCGTCCGAATTCGGCGACGACACCGACCGCCCGCTGAAGAAGTCGAACGGCGCCTGGACCTATTTCGCCGCCGACATTGCCTATCACTTCGACAAGTTCAACCGCGGCTTCAACCGCCAGATCGACGTCTGGGGCGCCGACCACGGCGGCTATATCAAGCGCATGCGCGCCGCCGTCACCGCCATTTCCGGCGGCAAGGCCGATCTCGACGTCAAGATCTGCCAATTGGTCAAGCTGACCCGGGGCGGCGAGCCGGTGAAAATGTCCAAGCGTTCGGGCAGTTTCGTCACGCTCCGCGATGTCGTCGACGAAGTGGGCAAGGATGTCGTCCGCTTCATGATGCTGACGCGGAAGAACGACGCCCCGATCGATTTCGACTTCGAGAAGGTGACCGAACAGTCGAAGGACAACCCGGTCTTCTACGTCCAATACGCCCATGCCCGCGCCCGTTCCGTGCTGCGCAAGGCGGAGGAAGAGGTCGCCGGCCTCGACCTTTCGCGCGGCGGTCTCCGCAAGGCGGCCTTCGGGCGCCTGTCGTCGGCCGACGAACTGGCCCTGGTCCGGCTGATGGCGGCCTTTCCCCGCCTGCTCGAACAGGCGGCGGAGGCGAGCGAGCCGCATCGCGTGGCCTTCGCCCTTTACGATCTCGCGGCGGCCTTCCACGGCCTGTGGAACAAGGGCAAGGAAGATCCGTCGCTGCGCTTCATCCATGCCGACGATCCGGAACTGACGCTGGCGCGCCTGTCCCTGTTGCAGGCGGTCTGCGACGTCATCGCTTCCGGTCTCGGCATTCTCGGCGTCACCCCGGTCGAGGAGATGCGTTGA
- a CDS encoding SPOR domain-containing protein, translating to MSGQPHDPYTPDPYGQGPYRPGPAGDRLVPPSTTDGEGGGLRIGRLILMGLAGGAALYLLLSLFAGSDGPEVADVNSVPLVRANPEPAKASPDEPGGLEVPDQDKLIFDRIGGGTTDSSLPEQLLPPPDEPMARPAPPPPPPPVAAVPPAPAPATVPDPAPAPAPSAAAAPPPATAPAKPAPAPAPAKPSPSATTPAPAETPKPAPSTTPAPPPAAPAPTAGGITIQLAALKDEAAAKKAWTRISKANSDLLAGLKPIIQPVQVGGSTLYRLRAGPFVSKDAAAQVCAKLKQRNQDCNVVR from the coding sequence ATGTCCGGTCAGCCGCACGATCCCTATACGCCGGACCCCTATGGCCAGGGGCCCTATCGCCCCGGCCCGGCCGGCGACCGCCTCGTCCCGCCGTCGACCACGGACGGCGAGGGCGGGGGGCTGCGGATCGGCCGCCTGATCCTGATGGGTCTCGCGGGCGGCGCCGCGCTCTACCTGCTGCTGTCCCTCTTCGCCGGCAGCGACGGTCCCGAGGTCGCCGACGTCAACAGCGTGCCCCTGGTGCGCGCCAACCCGGAACCGGCCAAGGCCTCCCCCGACGAGCCGGGCGGCCTTGAGGTGCCCGACCAGGACAAGCTGATCTTCGATCGCATCGGCGGCGGCACCACGGATTCGAGCCTGCCCGAACAATTGCTGCCCCCGCCGGACGAGCCCATGGCCCGCCCGGCCCCGCCGCCGCCGCCGCCGCCGGTGGCCGCTGTGCCCCCGGCCCCCGCGCCGGCAACGGTGCCCGACCCCGCGCCGGCCCCGGCACCTTCGGCCGCCGCCGCCCCGCCGCCGGCGACCGCCCCGGCCAAGCCGGCGCCGGCACCCGCCCCGGCCAAGCCTTCGCCCAGCGCGACGACGCCGGCCCCGGCCGAGACCCCGAAGCCGGCTCCGAGCACGACCCCCGCGCCCCCGCCGGCGGCCCCGGCGCCCACGGCCGGCGGCATCACCATCCAGTTGGCGGCGCTGAAGGACGAGGCGGCGGCGAAAAAGGCCTGGACGCGGATTTCCAAGGCCAATTCCGATCTTCTGGCCGGCCTGAAGCCGATCATCCAGCCGGTGCAGGTGGGCGGCAGCACGCTTTACCGCCTGCGGGCCGGGCCCTTCGTCAGCAAGGATGCGGCGGCCCAGGTCTGCGCCAAGCTGAAGCAGCGCAATCAGGACTGCAATGTCGTCCGCTGA